From the genome of Nitrospirota bacterium:
GGGGATATAAAATCACTCGAAAGCTCTCTTGTTATCGTCAGGAATAATAAAAGCACAAAGCATAACGTCTCTATAAACAGTCCTTTTAATATCGACGGTGTCAAGGTCTATCAGTCCTCTGATTATGGCTATGCCTTGCAGTTCTTACTTAAAAAGGCCAACAGTAAAGAGGTTATGACACATTTCCTCCTGGACAGGCCTGACAGCCTTGGAAAGCCAGCCATCGGCGGATCTGCTTTCCCGACCACGGAATATATATTTGATATGAAGTTTTATCCTGATATTACAAAGCCATCGTTCTATCCGTCAAAACCGATCCTCTATCTTTCTGTCGCTAAAAAAGGTACAGTGGTTTTTAAAGGACTTTTGATACCAGGACAGACTGTTAGAATCAAAGAGGACATCTTACAATTTGTAGCGATTAAAGACTGGAGCGGCCTGATATTTGCTACAGATATCGGGAAAAACCTAACATATCCAGGATTTATAATTACTATTACTGGAATGGTTATAATTTATTTCTTTCCTTATAAAACTATACGATTGACAAGACATGGGGATTCAATAATATCTATAAACGGTATAACAAAGAGATACCATGCAATATTTGAAGAAGAGGTAAATAACATAAGAACTGAGTTAGGAGTAAAGATGGATGGATAATCTATCAATATTGAAATACGAAGTTATCCTGCACTGGATAGCCGTAGGATGTTACATATTTGCAACCATCTTCTTTGCTTATAGTGTCTCTTTCCAGAAGAGAAGGGGTATTAAGCCTGCAATGGTGCTTACACTGATTGGGATATTGTTTCACTCTATAGCCCTTGGTGTGAGATGGAGGGTTGCGGGTCATGGCCCATATCTTATGAAATACGAAATACTTTCCTCCAATGCATGGGTGGTTATTCTAATGTTTCTGGTCGTTACCTGGAGATATACGAAACTGAGGCCAGCAGGCGTTGCTGTTGTACCTCTTAGCTTTCTGATGATGACCATCGGGTTATTTATGAACCCAGGAATAAAAGGACTGCCCCCATCTCTGAAAGGAATATGGCTTGTC
Proteins encoded in this window:
- a CDS encoding cytochrome c biogenesis protein ResB — protein: MITIIACLIGVFIPQIADKSPSYFEVWRLRSPYIVALIEFLQLNRVYTSLWFFILISLVLITLGCSIYLQVKRNFKDKGSQFIVHGSQSVEERIKSVFKRRGYRLVNKGDKGETGGEQEIVFAKNSIGRWGSVVFHSGIFLIIVSAIMTFSFQKRGFVQVMEGEVFSGRDADFLVKNMGLFVRTFDSGFKTHLSRFHHTYWDAGDIKSLESSLVIVRNNKSTKHNVSINSPFNIDGVKVYQSSDYGYALQFLLKKANSKEVMTHFLLDRPDSLGKPAIGGSAFPTTEYIFDMKFYPDITKPSFYPSKPILYLSVAKKGTVVFKGLLIPGQTVRIKEDILQFVAIKDWSGLIFATDIGKNLTYPGFIITITGMVIIYFFPYKTIRLTRHGDSIISINGITKRYHAIFEEEVNNIRTELGVKMDG